The following are from one region of the Theropithecus gelada isolate Dixy chromosome 6, Tgel_1.0, whole genome shotgun sequence genome:
- the POU4F3 gene encoding POU domain, class 4, transcription factor 3, giving the protein MMAMNSKQPFGMHPVLQEPKFSSLHSGSEAMRRVCLPAPQLQGNIFGSFDESLLARAEALAAVDIVSHGKNHPFKPDATYHTMSSVPCTSTSSTVPISHPAALTSHPHHAVHQGLEGDLLEHISPTLSVSGLGAPEHSVMPAQIHPHHLGAMGHLHQAMGMSHPHTVAPHSAMPACLSDVESDPRELEAFAERFKQRRIKLGVTQADVGAALANLKIPGVGSLSQSTICRFESLTLSHNNMIALKPVLQAWLEEAEAAYREKNSKPELFNGSERKRKRTSIAAPEKRSLEAYFAIQPRPSSEKIAAIAEKLDLKKNVVRVWFCNQRQKQKRMKYSAVH; this is encoded by the exons ATGATGGCCATGAACTCCAAGCAGCCTTTCGGCATGCACCCGGTGCTGCAAGAACCCAAATTCTCCAGCCTGCACTCCGGCTCCGAGGCCATGCGCCGAGTCTGTCTCCCAGCCCCGCAG CTGCAGGGTAATATATTTGGAAGCTTTGATGAGAGCCTGCTGGCACGCGCCGAAGCTCTGGCGGCGGTGGATATCGTCTCCCACGGCAAGAACCATCCGTTCAAGCCCGACGCCACCTACCATACCATGAGCAGCGTGCCCTGCACGTCCACTTCGTCCACCGTGCCCATCTCCCACCCAGCCGCGCTCACCTCTCACCCGCACCACGCAGTGCACCAGGGCCTCGAAGGCGACCTGCTGGAGCACATCTCGCCCACGCTGAGTGTGAGCGGCCTGGGCGCTCCGGAACACTCGGTGATGCCCGCACAGATCCATCCACACCACCTGGGCGCCATGGGCCACCTGCACCAGGCCATGGGCATGAGTCACCCGCACACCGTGGCGCCTCACAGCGCCATGCCCGCATGCCTCAGTGACGTGGAGTCAGACCCGCGCGAGCTGGAAGCCTTCGCCGAGCGCTTCAAGCAGCGTCGCATCAAGCTGGGGGTGACCCAGGCGGACGTGGGCGCGGCTCTGGCTAATCTCAAGATCCCCGGCGTGGGCTCGCTGAGCCAAAGCACCATCTGCAGGTTCGAGTCTCTCACTCTCTCGCACAACAACATGATCGCGCTCAAGCCGGTGCTCCAGGCCTGGCTGGAGGAGGCCGAGGCCGCCTACCGAGAGAAGAACAGCAAGCCAGAGCTCTTCAACGGCAGCGAACGGAAGCGCAAACGCACGTCCATCGCGGCGCCGGAGAAGCGTTCACTCGAGGCCTATTTCGCTATCCAGCCACGTCCTTCATCTGAGAAGATTGCGGCCATCGCTGAGAAACTGGACCTTAAAAAGAACGTGGTGAGAGTCTGGTTCTGCAaccagagacagaaacagaaacgAATGAAGTATTCGGCTGTCCACTGA